A DNA window from Synchiropus splendidus isolate RoL2022-P1 chromosome 2, RoL_Sspl_1.0, whole genome shotgun sequence contains the following coding sequences:
- the LOC128754682 gene encoding D-dopachrome decarboxylase-A-like, with protein MPFVELLSNLPSSSFSDEFVRKLGSCIAAALGKPEERMNVVVKPGVLMLVAGSSSPCVILSVSAIGATDTADKNKEHSAKIFDFLTRELNLSEDRIVVQFHSLQPHQVGKNGTVMSFM; from the exons ATGCCTTTCGTCGAGCTGCTCAGCAACCTTccgtccagcagcttctccgATGAGTTCGTTCGGAAGCTCGGCTCTTGCATCGCCGCTGCTCTGGGGAAGCCGGAGGAA AGAATGAACGTGGTGGTGAAGCCTGGAGTGCTGATGCTAGTCGCTGGCTCCAGCTCTCCTTGTGTGATTCTTTCCGTGTCAGCCATCGGTGCCACTGACACCGCTGACAAGAACAAAGAACACAGCGCCAAGATCTTCGACTTTCTCACCCGAGAACTGAACTTGAGTGAAGATCG AATAGTGGTCCAGTTCCATAGCCTGCAGCCCCATCAGGTGGGAAAGAACGGGACGGTGATGAGCTTCATGTGA
- the LOC128754681 gene encoding glutathione S-transferase theta-1-like, with amino-acid sequence MELYLDLLSQPCRSVYIFAKANNIPFEFKNVSLFTGEQHGEEFGKVNPIRKVPTLKDGDFCLAESIAIMQYLAEKCKTPDHWYPADLQKRARVNEYLSWQHMAIRWHGSKMFWLRLLIPKVLGTNVSQDKMDGALEDLNHSLSLIENKFLQDRPFIAGDQISLADLVAIVEVMQPVGSGLDVFEDRPKLCAWRDRVQAAIGKELFDEAHQAIMGAQERVGQMDGSKMQSLKPKILRHFM; translated from the exons ATGGAACTGTACCTGGACCTCCTCTCTCAGCCTTGTCGCTCCGTGTATATCTTCGCCAAGGCGAACAACATTCCTTTCGAGTTCAAGAACGTGTCTCTATTCACTG GTGAGCAGCACGGTGAAGAATTTGGAAAGGTCAACCCAATTAGGAAAGTACCAACACTTAAAGATGGCGACTTCTGTCTGGCTGAAAG cATTGCTATCATGCAGTAtctggctgagaagtgcaagaCTCCCGACCACTGGTACCCAGCTGACCTCCAGAAACGGGCACGAGTGAACGAGTACTTGTCTTGGCAGCACATGGCCATCCGCTGGCATGGGTCAAAAATGTTCTGGTTGAGG CTTTTGATTCCCAAAGTGCTGGGAACGAATGTCTCCCAAGACAAGATGGACGGTGCTTTAGAGGACCTGAACCATTCCCTCTCACTCATCGAGAATAAGTTCTTGCAGGACCGACCCTTCATTGCTGGAGACCAAATTTCTTTGGCTGACCTGGTCGCTATTGTGGAGGTGATGCAG CCTGTCGGTTCTGGTTTGGACGTGTTTGAAGATAGGCCCAAGCTGTGCGCCTGGAGGGACAGAGTTCAGGCTGCTATCGGAAAGGAACTCTTCGATGAAGCCCATCAGGCCATTATGGGGGCCCAGGAGAGGGTGGGCCAGATGGATGGCAGCAAGATGCAGAGCCTCAAGCCCAAAATCCTCAGACATTTCATGTGA